One genomic region from Streptomyces sp. NBC_01304 encodes:
- a CDS encoding class I SAM-dependent methyltransferase, with the protein MTDTTVARTMGDLQELAHGTDHDYAKGSPHIRHQGLRDRIIDQLQAVVSETIDRNGQCRLLELGAGHGTFTDHLVAAGAQVTVTEMSEPSARVLRQRFRHNPGVTVVHDPDGTSVSKVGELDAAVCISVLHHIPDYLATVSGLVERIVPGGSFLSVQDPLWYPRRTRTSMRLDKGAYYLWRLGQGSFRRGLDTQLRRFRGVFDETKEADMVEYHVVRDGVDEEALRTLLAASFEDVRVQRYWSTQNGGLQAVGERFFPSSTFGIVARKRG; encoded by the coding sequence ATGACCGACACGACAGTGGCCCGCACGATGGGCGATCTCCAGGAACTCGCCCACGGCACGGACCACGACTACGCCAAGGGCTCTCCGCACATCCGTCATCAAGGGCTCCGTGATCGGATCATCGATCAGCTGCAGGCCGTGGTCAGCGAGACCATCGACCGCAACGGGCAGTGCCGGCTGCTCGAACTGGGCGCGGGGCACGGCACGTTCACCGACCACCTGGTGGCGGCCGGCGCCCAGGTGACCGTGACCGAGATGAGCGAGCCGAGCGCGCGGGTCCTGCGCCAGCGCTTCCGGCACAACCCGGGCGTCACGGTGGTGCACGACCCGGACGGGACGAGCGTCAGCAAGGTCGGTGAGCTGGACGCCGCCGTCTGCATCTCCGTCCTGCACCACATTCCCGACTACCTGGCGACCGTGTCCGGTCTCGTCGAGCGCATCGTGCCCGGCGGATCGTTCCTGAGCGTCCAGGACCCGCTCTGGTACCCGCGCCGGACCCGCACGTCGATGCGGCTCGACAAGGGGGCGTACTACCTCTGGCGTCTCGGGCAGGGCAGTTTCCGGCGGGGTCTGGACACCCAACTGCGGCGGTTCCGCGGGGTGTTCGACGAGACGAAGGAAGCCGACATGGTCGAGTACCACGTCGTGCGTGACGGCGTGGACGAGGAGGCGCTGCGGACGCTCCTCGCCGCTTCCTTCGAGGACGTACGGGTGCAGCGCTACTGGTCCACCCAGAACGGCGGGCTGCAGGCCGTCGGCGAGCGGTTCTTCCCGTCGTCGACGTTCGGGATCGTCGCGAGGAAGCGGGGCTGA
- a CDS encoding ATP-binding protein produces the protein MNARTAQLAFVQRLSATPRGARLARLLAVAQFHDWGVPSEDAELVVAELAANAVFHGRVPGRDFELGLFLDGDVLRIEVTDTRHDRRPPASTSPRPAPDGESGRGLLIVDALAERWGVSDGQVPRKTIWAELRAAPRSQGPYFDKS, from the coding sequence ATGAACGCACGCACCGCCCAACTCGCCTTCGTACAACGCCTGTCGGCAACCCCGCGCGGCGCCCGCCTGGCCCGGCTGCTTGCCGTGGCGCAGTTCCACGACTGGGGCGTGCCCAGCGAAGACGCGGAGCTCGTCGTCGCCGAGCTCGCCGCGAACGCCGTGTTCCACGGTCGCGTACCGGGCCGTGACTTCGAGTTGGGCCTGTTCCTCGACGGCGACGTACTCCGGATCGAGGTCACCGACACCCGCCACGACCGGCGACCGCCCGCGAGCACATCCCCACGCCCGGCCCCGGACGGGGAGTCCGGGCGGGGCCTGCTCATCGTCGACGCCCTCGCCGAGCGGTGGGGTGTGTCGGACGGGCAGGTCCCGCGCAAGACGATCTGGGCCGAGCTGCGAGCTGCGCCACGGTCCCAGGGGCCGTATTTCGACAAGTCCTAG
- a CDS encoding helix-turn-helix domain-containing protein, producing MRTFGAVVRAMREHHGMTREELGAIVHLSKHSVESIERGRRLADQAFADAADAALGGTGAIREAFRNVTRERGLASWFKKWAGLEPRAISLCTYECRMVPGLLQTPAYATTLFTEQLPPLNDNQVEAQLAARAERQELLRERQNTAYSFILEEHLFRRRTGGTEVTLELIDHVLELGELRNVELQVMPLVQEHHAGRDGPIRLLETPENKWFAYCEGQESGQFIAEPKVVSTLQMRYARMRTQALTPEDSQGLLQSIRGAL from the coding sequence ATGCGCACGTTCGGCGCGGTCGTCAGGGCGATGCGCGAACATCACGGCATGACCCGGGAGGAGCTCGGGGCCATAGTCCACCTGTCCAAGCACTCGGTCGAGTCCATCGAGCGCGGGCGGCGCCTCGCCGACCAGGCGTTCGCGGACGCGGCGGACGCGGCGCTCGGCGGTACGGGGGCCATCCGTGAGGCGTTCCGGAACGTGACGCGGGAGCGGGGGCTGGCCTCATGGTTCAAGAAGTGGGCGGGACTTGAGCCCCGGGCGATCAGCCTGTGCACGTACGAGTGCCGGATGGTACCCGGGCTGCTTCAGACCCCCGCGTACGCGACCACGCTCTTCACCGAGCAGCTGCCGCCGCTCAACGACAACCAGGTCGAGGCGCAACTGGCAGCCCGTGCCGAGCGGCAGGAGCTGCTGCGGGAACGGCAGAACACCGCGTACAGCTTCATCCTCGAAGAGCATCTGTTCCGACGCCGTACGGGCGGGACGGAGGTGACGCTGGAGCTCATCGATCACGTGCTGGAGCTGGGCGAGCTGCGGAATGTGGAGCTGCAGGTGATGCCGCTGGTGCAGGAGCATCATGCGGGCCGGGACGGGCCCATTCGGCTGCTGGAGACCCCCGAGAACAAGTGGTTCGCGTACTGCGAGGGACAGGAGAGCGGCCAGTTCATCGCGGAACCCAAAGTCGTCAGCACGCTCCAGATGCGATATGCCAGGATGCGCACACAGGCTCTCACCCCAGAAGACTCGCAGGGCCTGCTGCAGAGCATCCGAGGAGCGCTATGA
- a CDS encoding DUF397 domain-containing protein: MSTTELVWFKSSYSGGSGDDCVEVALDWRKSTYSGGDGDSCIEIATCPTTIHVRDSKDTTIPSFQVDPSAWQAFVGYAAAQA; encoded by the coding sequence ATGAGCACCACCGAACTGGTCTGGTTCAAGAGCAGCTACAGCGGCGGCTCCGGCGACGACTGCGTCGAAGTCGCCCTCGACTGGCGGAAGTCGACGTACAGCGGCGGCGACGGCGACAGCTGCATAGAGATCGCCACCTGCCCCACCACCATCCACGTCCGCGACTCCAAGGACACGACGATCCCCAGCTTCCAGGTGGACCCAAGCGCCTGGCAGGCCTTCGTCGGCTACGCCGCCGCCCAGGCCTAG
- a CDS encoding alpha-L-fucosidase, which produces MSLSRRQFVVATAVTVPGLAAVGAAPAVDGRPEPGIRIPVTATDDGAALTAKAARVRPTERQIAWQRLERTAFVHFGMNTFTGLEHGTGEEEPEAFLPTALDTDQWARALRDGGFKLAILTVKHHDGFLLYPSRYSRHSVASSPWQDGRGNVLRSFADSMRRHGIKVGVYLSPADENQLLTGVYANGSARSARTIPGLVEDDDRTPAPSRTFTMEATDYGEVMLNQLYEVLTEYGPIHEVWFDGAEAHLPPDRTERYDWDSWFALIRALAPQAVIASTGPDVRWVGNENGFAREDEWSVVPAKDSGQGLAEVTPTHQVPDMGSRSALTKARATTAHLQWWPAECDVSLRNGWFHREGQTLKPVDELTDCYFRSVGRNGVLLVNVPPDRRGLFADTDVARLREFQERLAREMPVDLARGARVRDAGTRLDLARPVEVDRIRLAEDIRHGQQIEAAVVEARTSRGWTEVARTGTVGASRILLLPKPVRARSWRVRVLRSRSRVRLSRFGLYRSRV; this is translated from the coding sequence GTGTCACTGAGCCGTCGCCAATTCGTCGTCGCCACGGCCGTCACCGTTCCCGGTCTCGCCGCCGTGGGCGCGGCTCCGGCCGTCGACGGGCGGCCGGAGCCCGGCATCCGCATCCCGGTCACCGCCACGGACGACGGGGCCGCCCTGACCGCCAAGGCCGCGCGGGTCAGGCCGACGGAACGGCAGATCGCCTGGCAGCGCCTGGAGCGGACGGCCTTCGTGCACTTCGGCATGAACACCTTCACCGGGCTCGAACACGGCACGGGCGAGGAGGAGCCCGAGGCGTTCCTGCCCACGGCCCTCGACACGGACCAGTGGGCCCGCGCACTGCGCGACGGCGGGTTCAAGCTCGCGATCCTCACCGTCAAGCACCACGACGGGTTTCTGCTCTACCCGTCCCGCTACTCGCGGCACAGTGTCGCGTCGAGTCCCTGGCAGGACGGGCGCGGCAATGTGCTGCGGTCCTTCGCGGACTCCATGCGGCGGCACGGCATCAAGGTCGGGGTCTATCTCTCCCCGGCCGACGAGAACCAGCTCCTGACCGGGGTGTACGCCAACGGCAGTGCCAGAAGCGCCCGTACGATTCCCGGCCTCGTCGAGGACGACGACCGCACGCCCGCCCCCTCGCGCACCTTCACCATGGAGGCCACCGACTACGGGGAGGTGATGCTCAACCAGCTCTACGAAGTCCTCACCGAGTACGGCCCCATCCACGAGGTCTGGTTCGACGGAGCCGAGGCGCACCTGCCGCCGGACCGGACCGAGCGGTACGACTGGGACAGCTGGTTCGCCCTGATCCGCGCACTGGCCCCACAGGCCGTGATCGCCAGTACCGGTCCTGATGTGCGCTGGGTCGGCAACGAGAACGGCTTCGCCCGCGAGGACGAGTGGAGCGTCGTGCCCGCGAAGGACTCCGGGCAGGGACTCGCCGAAGTGACACCCACCCACCAGGTCCCCGACATGGGCAGCCGCAGTGCCCTGACGAAGGCCCGCGCGACGACCGCGCATCTTCAGTGGTGGCCGGCCGAGTGCGATGTCTCTCTGCGGAACGGCTGGTTCCATCGTGAGGGCCAAACCCTCAAGCCCGTGGACGAGTTGACCGACTGCTACTTCCGCTCCGTCGGCCGCAACGGGGTCCTGCTCGTCAATGTGCCGCCCGACCGGCGGGGCCTGTTCGCGGACACGGACGTGGCCCGGCTGCGCGAGTTCCAGGAGCGCCTGGCCCGGGAGATGCCCGTCGACCTGGCCCGGGGCGCCCGGGTCCGGGACGCCGGTACCCGCCTGGATCTGGCCCGCCCCGTCGAGGTCGACCGCATCCGCCTCGCCGAGGACATCCGGCACGGCCAGCAGATCGAGGCGGCCGTGGTGGAGGCGCGCACCTCGCGGGGCTGGACCGAGGTGGCCCGGACCGGCACCGTCGGGGCGAGCCGCATCCTGCTCCTGCCCAAGCCGGTGCGGGCGCGTTCGTGGCGCGTACGCGTGCTGCGCTCGCGGTCGCGGGTGCGGCTGTCCCGGTTCGGGCTGTACCGGTCCCGGGTCTAG